In Ancalomicrobiaceae bacterium S20, the following proteins share a genomic window:
- the rplE gene encoding 50S ribosomal protein L5: MAEAAYEARLKKHYQDVVRPAMIEKFGYKNPMEVPTLDKVVLNMGVGEATADSKKPTVAAADLAQIAGQKPVITRARNAIATFKIRENMPIGAKVTLRKTRMYEFLDRLVTIALPRVRDFRGLNPKSFDGRGNFAMGVKEHIVFPEINYDKVDQIWGMDIIVCTTAKTDEEARELLRLFNFPFRQ; the protein is encoded by the coding sequence ATGGCTGAGGCGGCTTACGAGGCCCGGCTCAAGAAGCACTACCAGGACGTGGTGCGGCCGGCGATGATCGAGAAGTTCGGCTACAAGAACCCCATGGAAGTGCCGACCCTCGACAAGGTCGTGCTCAACATGGGCGTGGGCGAAGCCACGGCTGACTCCAAGAAGCCGACCGTCGCGGCGGCCGACCTCGCGCAGATCGCCGGCCAGAAGCCGGTGATCACCCGCGCCCGGAACGCGATCGCGACCTTCAAGATCCGCGAGAACATGCCGATCGGCGCGAAGGTCACCCTTCGCAAGACGCGCATGTACGAGTTCCTGGACCGCCTGGTCACGATCGCGCTGCCGCGCGTCCGCGACTTCCGCGGCCTGAACCCCAAGAGCTTCGACGGCCGTGGCAACTTCGCCATGGGCGTCAAGGAACACATCGTTTTCCCGGAGATCAACTACGACAAGGTCGATCAGATCTGGGGAATGGACATCATCGTCTGTACGACGGCGAAGACGGACGAGGAAGCGCGGGAACTCCTGCGTCTCTTCAACTTCCCCTTCCGCCAGTAA
- the tuf gene encoding elongation factor Tu, with protein MAKEKFNRDKPHCNIGTIGHVDHGKTSLTAAITKVLAESGGATFKAYDQIDAAPEEKARGITINTAHVEYQTTNRHYAHVDCPGHADYVKNMITGAAQMDGAILVVSAADGPMPQTREHILLARQVGVPALVVFLNKCDMVDDPELLELVELEVRELLSSYQFPGDDIPIIRGSATEALNNGNPELGRDAVLKLMAAVDEYIPQPERPVDQPFLMPVEDVFTISGRGTVVTGRVERGIVKVGEEIEIVGIRPTRKTTCTGVEMFRKLLDQGQAGDNIGALLRGIERKDVERGQVLCKPGSVTPHTKFEAEAYILTKEEGGRHTPFFGNYRPQFYFRTTDVTGVVQLPEGTEMVMPGDNVKLVVELIVPIAMEEKLRFAIREGGRTVGAGVVAKIIA; from the coding sequence ATGGCCAAAGAGAAATTCAACCGCGACAAGCCGCACTGCAACATCGGCACGATCGGTCACGTCGACCACGGCAAGACGTCGCTGACGGCTGCGATCACGAAGGTGCTCGCGGAGTCGGGTGGCGCGACGTTCAAGGCGTATGACCAGATCGACGCTGCGCCTGAAGAGAAGGCGCGCGGCATCACGATCAACACGGCGCACGTCGAGTATCAGACGACGAACCGCCACTATGCGCACGTCGACTGCCCCGGTCACGCCGACTACGTGAAGAACATGATCACGGGTGCCGCCCAGATGGACGGCGCGATCCTGGTCGTTTCGGCCGCCGACGGCCCGATGCCGCAGACCCGCGAGCACATCCTGCTCGCCCGTCAGGTCGGCGTCCCGGCGCTGGTGGTGTTCCTGAACAAGTGCGACATGGTCGACGATCCGGAGCTGCTCGAGCTCGTCGAGCTCGAGGTCCGTGAGCTTCTGTCGTCGTACCAGTTCCCGGGCGACGACATCCCGATCATCCGCGGCTCGGCCACGGAAGCGCTCAACAACGGCAACCCCGAGCTCGGCCGCGATGCGGTTCTGAAGCTGATGGCGGCCGTCGACGAGTACATCCCGCAGCCTGAGCGTCCGGTCGACCAGCCGTTCCTGATGCCGGTCGAAGACGTGTTCACGATCTCGGGTCGCGGCACGGTCGTGACGGGTCGCGTCGAGCGCGGCATCGTCAAGGTCGGCGAGGAAATCGAGATCGTCGGCATCCGTCCGACCCGCAAGACGACCTGCACGGGCGTCGAGATGTTCCGCAAGCTGCTCGACCAGGGCCAGGCCGGCGACAACATCGGCGCGCTGCTGCGCGGCATCGAGCGCAAGGACGTGGAGCGCGGCCAGGTGCTGTGCAAGCCGGGTTCGGTGACGCCGCACACGAAGTTCGAGGCCGAGGCCTACATCCTGACGAAGGAAGAGGGCGGCCGTCATACGCCGTTCTTCGGCAACTACCGTCCGCAGTTCTACTTCCGCACGACGGACGTGACGGGTGTGGTGCAGCTGCCGGAAGGCACCGAGATGGTGATGCCGGGCGACAACGTGAAGCTCGTGGTCGAGCTGATCGTGCCGATCGCGATGGAAGAGAAGCTCCGCTTCGCCATCCGCGAAGGCGGCCGCACGGTTGGTGCCGGCGTCGTCGCCAAGATCATCGCTTGA
- the rpsQ gene encoding 30S ribosomal protein S17 — protein sequence MPKRVLQGVVVSDKNDKTVVVMVERRFTHPLLKKTVRRSKKYHAHDEENRCKTGDIVSIEEGRPLSKNKRWVVLGPVGEA from the coding sequence ATGCCGAAGCGTGTGCTGCAGGGCGTCGTCGTCAGCGACAAGAACGACAAGACCGTGGTGGTCATGGTGGAGCGCCGCTTCACCCATCCGCTGCTGAAGAAGACCGTGCGCCGGTCCAAGAAGTACCATGCGCATGACGAGGAGAACCGGTGCAAGACCGGTGACATCGTCTCGATCGAGGAGGGGCGTCCCCTCTCCAAGAACAAGCGCTGGGTGGTCCTCGGACCGGTCGGCGAAGCGTGA
- a CDS encoding 50S ribosomal protein L23 produces MATNLAHYDIIRSPVITEKATIAAEQNKVVFNVAKTATKPEIKAAVEALFKVEVEKVNTLVRKGKVKRFRGFVGKQDDFKRAIVTLKEGHKIDITTGL; encoded by the coding sequence ATGGCGACGAACCTCGCGCACTACGACATCATCCGCTCGCCGGTCATCACCGAGAAGGCGACGATCGCGGCGGAGCAGAACAAGGTGGTCTTCAACGTCGCGAAGACCGCCACGAAGCCCGAGATCAAGGCCGCCGTCGAGGCGCTGTTCAAGGTCGAGGTCGAGAAGGTCAACACGCTCGTCCGCAAGGGCAAGGTGAAGCGCTTCCGCGGCTTCGTCGGCAAGCAGGACGACTTCAAGCGCGCGATCGTGACCCTCAAAGAGGGCCACAAGATCGACATCACGACCGGCCTCTGA
- the rpsC gene encoding 30S ribosomal protein S3 translates to MGQKVNPIGLRLGINRTWDSRWFAGKHEYGKLLHEDIAIRKYLMEELKQAAVSKIVIERPHRKARVTIHTARPGVVIGKKGTDIDKLRKGVAKITDSEVHINIVEVRKPETDANLVAASIAQQLERRVAFRRAMKRAVQSAMRLGAEGIRINCSGRLGGAEIARLEWYREGRVPLHTLRADIDFGIATAITAYGTCGVKVWIFKGEILEHDPMASERRALEAEPGRRESRDGRDRDRDRDGDRRGRGRRDRDRDRDGER, encoded by the coding sequence ATGGGACAGAAGGTCAATCCGATCGGGCTTCGGCTCGGCATCAACCGGACGTGGGATTCCCGCTGGTTCGCCGGTAAGCACGAGTACGGCAAGCTGCTCCACGAGGACATTGCGATCCGCAAGTACCTCATGGAAGAGCTGAAGCAGGCGGCGGTCTCGAAGATCGTGATCGAGCGCCCGCATCGCAAGGCCCGCGTGACGATCCACACCGCCCGTCCGGGCGTGGTGATCGGCAAGAAGGGCACCGACATCGACAAGCTGCGCAAGGGCGTGGCGAAGATCACGGACTCGGAAGTCCACATCAACATCGTGGAAGTCCGCAAGCCCGAGACCGACGCCAACCTGGTCGCCGCCTCGATCGCCCAGCAGCTGGAGCGCCGCGTGGCGTTCCGCCGCGCCATGAAGCGCGCCGTCCAGTCGGCGATGCGTCTCGGCGCCGAGGGCATCCGCATCAACTGCTCCGGTCGTCTCGGCGGTGCCGAGATCGCGCGCCTGGAGTGGTATCGCGAGGGTCGGGTTCCGCTGCACACGCTGCGTGCGGACATCGATTTCGGGATCGCCACCGCGATCACGGCCTACGGCACCTGCGGTGTGAAGGTCTGGATCTTCAAGGGCGAGATCCTGGAGCACGATCCGATGGCGTCCGAACGCCGCGCTCTGGAGGCCGAACCGGGCCGCCGTGAGTCGCGTGACGGTCGTGACCGCGATCGGGATCGGGATGGTGACCGCCGCGGCCGCGGCCGGCGTGATCGCGACCGCGATCGCGACGGCGAGCGCTGA
- the fusA gene encoding elongation factor G, which yields MPRTHAIEDYRNFGIMAHIDAGKTTTTERVLYYSGKSHKIGEVHDGAATMDFMEQEQERGITITSAATTTFWNGKRLNIIDTPGHVDFTIEVERSLRVLDGAVCVLDSNQGVEPQTETVWRQGDKYKVPRIVFCNKMDKIGADFDRCISDIKTRLGAKPIPIQLPIGSESNFKGLIDLVRMVAVVWEDEALGAKYHDEEIPADLKDRAEAARMEMIEACVELDETAMEQYLEGNEPDEATIKRLLRKAVLTSAFYPVLCGSAFKNKGVQPLLDAVVDYLPSPIDRPAIKGIDVKTGEEVERKSSDDEPLSLLGFKLMDDQYGILTFCRIYSGKLEKGVTLLNSVREKNERVGRMVLMHANSREEISEAYAGDIVALVGLKDTRTGDTLCDPNKPVILEKMEFPEPVIEMAVEPKAKGDQEKMGIALAKLAAEDPSFRVNTDPESGQTIIKGMGELHLDIKVDILKRTHKVEVNVGAPQVAYRETIRKSTEIDYTHKKQTGGTGQFARVKFTIEPNETGKGFEFESKIIGGSVPKEYFPGVEKGLNSVLTSGPVAGFPVVDVKVALIDGAYHEVDSSAIAFEIASRAAFREGLQKANPVLLEPVMKVEVVTPEEYLGSVIGDLNSRRGQIAGTDTRGNAQIVNAMVPLANMFGYVNTLRSFSQGRASYTMLFDHYEEVPSNVAQEVQKKFA from the coding sequence ATGCCCCGCACTCACGCCATCGAAGACTACCGCAACTTCGGCATCATGGCGCACATCGATGCCGGCAAGACGACGACGACCGAGCGTGTGCTCTATTACTCCGGTAAGAGCCACAAGATCGGCGAAGTCCACGACGGCGCCGCGACCATGGACTTCATGGAGCAGGAGCAGGAGCGTGGCATCACGATCACCTCGGCTGCCACCACGACGTTCTGGAACGGCAAGCGCCTGAACATCATCGACACCCCCGGCCACGTCGACTTCACCATCGAAGTCGAGCGTTCGCTGCGCGTGCTCGACGGCGCCGTGTGCGTGCTCGACTCGAACCAGGGCGTCGAGCCGCAGACCGAGACCGTTTGGCGTCAGGGCGACAAGTACAAGGTCCCACGGATCGTCTTCTGCAACAAGATGGACAAGATCGGCGCCGATTTCGATCGCTGCATCTCGGACATCAAGACCCGCCTGGGCGCGAAGCCGATCCCGATCCAGCTGCCGATCGGCTCGGAGAGCAATTTCAAGGGCCTCATCGACCTCGTTCGCATGGTCGCGGTCGTGTGGGAAGACGAGGCGCTCGGCGCCAAGTACCACGACGAGGAAATCCCGGCCGATCTCAAGGATCGTGCCGAGGCCGCGCGCATGGAGATGATCGAGGCCTGCGTCGAGCTCGACGAGACCGCGATGGAGCAGTATCTCGAGGGCAACGAGCCCGACGAGGCGACCATCAAGCGCCTACTGCGCAAGGCCGTGCTCACCAGCGCCTTCTATCCGGTGCTGTGCGGCTCGGCGTTCAAGAACAAGGGCGTCCAGCCCCTGCTCGACGCCGTCGTCGACTACCTGCCGTCGCCGATCGATCGCCCGGCGATCAAGGGCATCGACGTCAAGACCGGCGAAGAGGTCGAGCGCAAGTCGTCCGACGACGAGCCGCTGTCGCTGCTCGGCTTCAAGCTCATGGATGACCAGTACGGCATCCTGACCTTCTGCCGCATCTACTCGGGCAAGCTCGAGAAGGGCGTCACGCTGCTGAACTCGGTGCGCGAGAAGAACGAGCGCGTCGGCCGCATGGTTCTCATGCACGCCAACAGCCGCGAGGAAATCTCGGAGGCCTATGCCGGCGACATCGTCGCTCTGGTCGGCCTCAAGGACACCCGCACCGGCGACACGCTCTGCGACCCGAACAAGCCGGTCATCCTCGAGAAGATGGAGTTCCCGGAACCCGTCATCGAGATGGCGGTCGAGCCGAAGGCGAAGGGCGACCAGGAAAAGATGGGCATCGCGCTGGCGAAGCTCGCCGCGGAGGATCCGTCTTTCCGCGTCAACACCGATCCGGAGTCCGGCCAGACCATCATCAAGGGCATGGGCGAGCTCCATCTCGACATCAAGGTCGACATCCTGAAGCGGACCCACAAGGTCGAAGTCAACGTCGGCGCCCCGCAGGTCGCCTACCGCGAGACCATCCGCAAGTCGACGGAGATCGACTACACCCACAAGAAGCAGACCGGTGGCACCGGCCAGTTCGCGCGGGTGAAGTTCACGATCGAGCCGAACGAGACCGGCAAGGGCTTCGAGTTCGAGTCGAAGATCATCGGTGGTTCGGTGCCGAAGGAGTACTTCCCCGGCGTCGAGAAGGGCCTGAACTCGGTCCTCACCTCGGGTCCGGTGGCCGGCTTCCCGGTCGTCGACGTCAAGGTGGCACTGATCGACGGCGCGTATCACGAGGTCGACTCCTCGGCGATCGCGTTCGAAATCGCCTCGCGTGCGGCGTTCCGTGAAGGCCTGCAGAAGGCCAACCCGGTGCTGCTCGAGCCGGTCATGAAGGTCGAGGTCGTGACCCCCGAGGAGTACCTCGGTTCGGTCATCGGCGACCTCAACTCCCGCCGCGGCCAGATCGCCGGCACCGATACGCGCGGCAACGCGCAGATCGTCAATGCCATGGTCCCGCTGGCGAACATGTTCGGCTACGTCAACACCCTGCGTTCGTTCTCGCAGGGCCGCGCGAGCTACACCATGCTGTTCGACCACTACGAAGAAGTGCCGTCGAACGTCGCCCAGGAAGTCCAGAAGAAGTTCGCCTGA
- the rplB gene encoding 50S ribosomal protein L2 has product MALKTFKPVTPSIRQLVIVDRSELHKGKPVKSLTEGLNKTGGRNNLGRVTARFKGGGHKRTYRIVDFKRRKFGVPATVERLEYDPNRSAFIALIRYQDDELSYILAPQRLAVGDTVIASADVVDVKPGNAMPVGNMPVGTIIHNVEMKPGKGGQIARSAGTFAQIVGRDQGYVIVRLNSGEQRLILGTCLASVGAVSNPDHMNTSIGKAGRSRWLGRRPHNRGVAMNPVDHPHGGGEGRTSGGRHPVTPWGKPTKGKKTRSNKQTNKFIVRSRHAKKG; this is encoded by the coding sequence ATGGCGCTCAAGACCTTCAAGCCGGTCACGCCCTCGATCCGCCAGCTGGTCATCGTCGACCGCTCGGAGCTGCACAAGGGCAAGCCGGTCAAGAGCCTGACCGAGGGTCTGAACAAGACCGGCGGCCGCAACAACCTCGGCCGCGTCACCGCCCGCTTCAAGGGCGGCGGTCACAAGCGGACCTATCGCATCGTCGACTTCAAGCGTCGCAAGTTCGGCGTTCCGGCGACGGTGGAGCGGCTCGAGTACGATCCGAACCGTTCGGCGTTCATCGCGCTGATCCGGTATCAGGACGACGAGCTGAGCTACATCCTGGCGCCGCAGCGCCTCGCTGTCGGCGACACGGTCATCGCCTCGGCCGACGTCGTCGACGTCAAGCCGGGCAACGCGATGCCGGTGGGCAACATGCCGGTCGGCACCATCATCCACAATGTGGAGATGAAGCCGGGCAAGGGCGGGCAGATCGCCCGTTCGGCGGGCACGTTCGCGCAGATCGTCGGCCGCGACCAGGGCTACGTGATCGTTCGCCTGAACTCGGGCGAGCAGCGTCTGATCCTCGGCACCTGCCTGGCTTCGGTCGGCGCGGTGTCGAACCCGGATCACATGAACACCTCGATCGGCAAGGCCGGTCGCTCGCGTTGGCTGGGTCGCCGTCCGCATAACCGCGGTGTCGCGATGAACCCGGTCGACCATCCGCACGGCGGCGGCGAAGGCCGCACCTCGGGCGGCCGTCATCCGGTCACCCCGTGGGGCAAGCCGACCAAGGGCAAGAAGACGCGGTCCAACAAGCAGACGAACAAGTTCATCGTCCGCTCGCGTCACGCCAAGAAGGGTTGA
- the rplV gene encoding 50S ribosomal protein L22 has translation MSKPKTERALKDIEAQAVARMLRVSPQKLNLVAGLIRGKKVATALAELTFSRKRIAGDVKKTLESAIANAENNHELDVDSLVVAEAYVGKALVMKRFHARARGRAGRVEKPFSNLTIVVREVESA, from the coding sequence ATGTCGAAGCCGAAGACCGAGCGGGCGCTCAAGGACATCGAAGCTCAGGCGGTCGCCCGCATGCTGCGCGTGTCGCCCCAGAAGCTGAACCTCGTCGCGGGCCTGATCCGTGGCAAGAAGGTCGCCACCGCGCTCGCGGAGCTGACCTTCTCGCGCAAGCGTATCGCCGGCGACGTCAAGAAGACGCTCGAGAGCGCGATCGCGAACGCCGAGAACAACCATGAGCTCGACGTCGACAGCCTCGTCGTCGCCGAGGCCTACGTTGGCAAGGCCCTCGTCATGAAGCGGTTCCATGCGCGTGCCCGTGGCCGCGCCGGCCGTGTCGAGAAGCCGTTCTCGAACCTGACGATCGTCGTCCGTGAAGTGGAGTCCGCCTGA
- the rplN gene encoding 50S ribosomal protein L14: protein MIQMQTNLDVADNSGAKRVMCIKVLGGSMRKYASVGDIIVVSVKEAIPRGRVKKGDVMKAVVVRVSKDIRRPDGSVIRFDRNAAVLINNQKEPIGTRIFGPVPRELRAKNHTKILSLAPEVL from the coding sequence ATGATCCAGATGCAGACCAACCTCGACGTCGCCGACAACTCCGGCGCCAAGCGCGTCATGTGCATCAAGGTCCTCGGTGGATCGATGCGCAAGTATGCGAGCGTCGGCGACATCATTGTCGTCTCCGTCAAGGAGGCGATCCCGCGCGGCCGCGTGAAGAAGGGCGACGTCATGAAGGCGGTCGTCGTTCGCGTGTCGAAGGACATCCGCCGTCCCGACGGTTCGGTGATCCGCTTCGATCGCAACGCTGCGGTGCTCATCAACAACCAGAAAGAGCCGATCGGCACCCGTATCTTCGGACCGGTTCCGCGCGAGCTGCGCGCCAAGAACCACACGAAGATCCTGTCGCTCGCGCCGGAGGTGCTGTGA
- the rplC gene encoding 50S ribosomal protein L3 has translation MRSGVIAQKLGMTRIFTEAGEQVPVTVLKLDSCQVVAQRTEEKNGYTALQLGAGLAKVKNTTQPMRGHFAKAEVEPKRKLVEFRVDPANLIDVGAEITADHFVVGQYVDVTGQSIGKGYQGAMKRWNFGGLRATHGVSVSHRSAGSTGQRQDPGKTFAGKKMAGHLGAERVTTQNLKVVRTDVDRGLIMVEGAVPGSKGGWIIVRDAVKRAAPKELPLPGAFRAPTKAAAAQTATEEKGAE, from the coding sequence ATGCGTTCAGGTGTGATCGCACAGAAGCTGGGGATGACCCGGATCTTTACGGAGGCCGGCGAGCAGGTGCCCGTGACGGTGCTCAAGCTCGACAGCTGCCAGGTCGTCGCTCAGCGGACCGAAGAGAAGAACGGCTACACCGCGCTGCAGCTCGGTGCCGGTCTCGCCAAGGTGAAGAACACCACGCAGCCGATGCGTGGCCACTTCGCCAAGGCCGAGGTCGAGCCCAAGCGGAAGCTGGTGGAGTTCCGGGTCGACCCGGCGAACCTGATCGACGTGGGCGCGGAGATCACCGCCGACCACTTCGTCGTCGGTCAGTACGTCGACGTCACCGGGCAGTCGATCGGCAAGGGGTACCAGGGCGCCATGAAGCGCTGGAACTTCGGCGGTCTGCGTGCCACGCACGGCGTCTCGGTCTCGCATCGCTCGGCCGGTTCGACCGGTCAGCGCCAGGATCCGGGCAAGACGTTCGCGGGCAAGAAGATGGCTGGCCATCTCGGTGCCGAGCGCGTCACGACCCAGAACCTCAAGGTCGTCCGCACGGACGTCGACCGCGGCCTGATCATGGTCGAGGGCGCCGTTCCGGGCTCGAAGGGCGGCTGGATCATCGTCCGCGACGCCGTCAAGCGCGCCGCCCCCAAGGAGCTGCCGCTCCCGGGTGCGTTCCGCGCGCCGACCAAGGCCGCCGCGGCTCAGACCGCTACGGAAGAGAAGGGGGCCGAGTGA
- the rplP gene encoding 50S ribosomal protein L16, which produces MLQPKRTKFRKQFKGRIHGASKGATSLDFGAFGLKALEPERVTARQIEAARRAITRQMKRQGRVWIRVFPDVPVSQKPTEVRMGKGKGAPEFWAARVHPGRILFEIDGVSLETAEEALRLGAAKLPIKTRFIQRIAD; this is translated from the coding sequence ATGCTGCAGCCTAAGCGCACGAAGTTCCGCAAGCAGTTCAAGGGTCGGATCCACGGCGCGTCGAAGGGCGCGACCTCGCTGGACTTCGGTGCCTTCGGACTGAAGGCGCTCGAGCCCGAGCGGGTCACCGCCCGGCAGATCGAGGCCGCCCGTCGCGCGATCACCCGCCAGATGAAGCGTCAGGGACGCGTCTGGATCCGGGTGTTCCCCGACGTGCCGGTTTCGCAGAAGCCGACCGAAGTGCGCATGGGTAAGGGCAAGGGCGCTCCCGAATTCTGGGCAGCGCGTGTCCACCCGGGCCGCATCCTGTTCGAGATCGACGGCGTGTCGCTCGAGACGGCCGAGGAGGCTCTGCGGCTCGGCGCCGCCAAGCTTCCGATCAAGACGCGCTTCATCCAGCGCATCGCCGACTGA
- the rpsG gene encoding 30S ribosomal protein S7, whose protein sequence is MSRRHSAEKREINPDPKFGDVVVSKFMNNVMRDGKKSAAETIVYGAFDIIEKKTRQDPLGVFHQALENVMPQIEVRSRRVGGATYQVPVEVRSERRQALAIRWLLTATRARNEKTMTERLSGELLDASNNRGNAVKKREDTHRMAEANRAFSHYRW, encoded by the coding sequence ATGTCCCGTCGTCACAGTGCCGAAAAGCGCGAGATCAATCCGGATCCGAAGTTCGGCGACGTCGTCGTTTCGAAGTTCATGAACAACGTCATGCGCGACGGCAAGAAGTCGGCCGCCGAGACGATCGTCTATGGCGCCTTCGACATCATCGAGAAGAAGACCCGCCAGGATCCCCTCGGCGTCTTCCATCAGGCGCTCGAGAACGTGATGCCTCAGATCGAGGTCCGTTCGCGGCGCGTCGGCGGCGCGACCTATCAGGTCCCGGTCGAGGTCCGCTCGGAGCGTCGTCAGGCGCTGGCGATCCGCTGGCTGCTGACCGCGACCCGTGCGCGCAACGAAAAGACGATGACCGAGCGCCTCTCCGGTGAGCTGCTCGATGCGTCGAACAACCGTGGCAACGCGGTGAAGAAGCGGGAGGATACTCACCGCATGGCGGAGGCGAACCGCGCCTTCTCCCATTATCGCTGGTGA
- the rplD gene encoding 50S ribosomal protein L4, with translation MKLDVKTLDGAAAGSIELSDEIFGLEPRTDLIQRVIRWQLAKRRAGTHKVKGRAEIARTGKKMFKQKGTGSARHGSARAPQFRGGGRAHGPVVRSHAHELPKKVRILGLKHALSAKAAASSLVVLDAAALDAPKTKVAAEKLAKLGLSNVLFVAGNEVDANFGLATRNLPNVDVLPAQGLNVYDILRRETLVLTKDAVDAIEARFRVEA, from the coding sequence ATGAAGCTCGACGTCAAGACGCTCGACGGCGCCGCGGCCGGCTCGATCGAGCTTTCCGACGAGATCTTCGGCCTCGAGCCGCGCACTGATCTCATTCAGCGCGTGATCCGTTGGCAGCTCGCCAAGCGCCGGGCCGGCACCCACAAGGTGAAGGGCCGCGCCGAGATCGCGCGCACCGGCAAGAAGATGTTCAAGCAGAAGGGCACCGGCAGTGCCCGTCACGGCTCGGCGCGCGCGCCGCAGTTCCGCGGCGGTGGCCGCGCCCACGGCCCGGTCGTGCGCAGCCATGCGCACGAGCTGCCGAAGAAGGTGCGTATCCTCGGCCTCAAGCACGCGCTGTCGGCCAAGGCCGCGGCTTCGTCGCTGGTGGTCCTTGATGCGGCCGCGCTGGACGCGCCGAAGACCAAGGTGGCGGCCGAGAAGCTCGCCAAGCTCGGTCTCTCGAACGTCCTGTTCGTGGCCGGCAACGAGGTCGACGCCAATTTCGGTCTGGCGACCCGCAACCTGCCGAACGTCGATGTCCTGCCGGCGCAGGGCCTCAACGTCTACGACATCCTGCGTCGCGAGACCCTGGTCCTGACCAAGGACGCCGTGGACGCGATCGAAGCCCGGTTCCGGGTGGAGGCCTGA
- the rpsJ gene encoding 30S ribosomal protein S10, with protein sequence MNGQNIRIRLKAFDHRVLDASTREIVNTAKRTGANVRGPVPLPTRIEKFTVNRSPHIDKKSREQFEIRTHKRLLDIIDPTPQTVDALMKLDLAAGVDVEIKL encoded by the coding sequence ATGAACGGTCAGAACATCCGCATCCGCCTCAAGGCGTTCGACCATCGGGTCCTCGACGCCTCGACGCGCGAGATCGTCAACACGGCCAAGCGCACCGGCGCCAATGTCCGTGGTCCGGTTCCGCTGCCGACGCGGATCGAGAAGTTCACGGTGAACCGCTCGCCGCACATCGACAAGAAGAGCCGCGAGCAGTTCGAGATCCGCACCCACAAGCGGCTTCTCGACATCATCGATCCGACGCCGCAGACCGTGGACGCGCTCATGAAGCTCGACCTCGCCGCTGGCGTCGACGTAGAGATCAAGCTCTGA
- the rpmC gene encoding 50S ribosomal protein L29 yields the protein MKAAEIVNKTADELNDQLATLKKEQFNLRFQKATGQLENTARVRQVRRDIARIQTILRSKSAS from the coding sequence ATGAAGGCCGCCGAAATCGTCAACAAGACCGCCGACGAGCTGAACGATCAGCTCGCGACGCTCAAGAAAGAGCAGTTCAACCTTCGCTTCCAGAAGGCCACCGGACAGCTCGAGAACACGGCGCGTGTGCGCCAAGTCCGTCGCGACATCGCCCGGATCCAGACCATCCTGCGCTCCAAGAGCGCTAGCTAA
- the rpsS gene encoding 30S ribosomal protein S19, with amino-acid sequence MARSVWKGPFVDGYLLKKAEKARAATRAEVIKIWSRRSTILPHFVGLTFGVYNGQKHIPVLVSEDMVGHKFGEFSPTRTYYGHAADKKAKRK; translated from the coding sequence ATGGCTCGTTCTGTCTGGAAAGGCCCGTTCGTCGACGGTTACCTCCTGAAGAAGGCCGAGAAGGCGCGCGCTGCGACGCGCGCCGAAGTGATCAAGATCTGGAGCCGTCGCTCCACGATCCTGCCGCACTTCGTCGGGCTCACCTTCGGCGTCTACAACGGTCAGAAGCACATCCCGGTTCTCGTCTCCGAGGACATGGTCGGTCACAAGTTCGGTGAGTTCTCGCCGACCCGGACCTACTATGGTCATGCGGCCGACAAGAAGGCGAAGAGGAAGTAA
- the rplX gene encoding 50S ribosomal protein L24, translating to MAAKIKKGDKVVVLAGRDKGKTGEVLRVIPAEERAVVRGVNVVQRHTKPQGVNEGGIVPKEAPIHLSNLAIADPKSGEATRVGFKVLDDGRKVRFAKRSGDLIDG from the coding sequence ATGGCGGCGAAGATCAAGAAGGGCGACAAGGTCGTCGTCCTCGCTGGCCGTGACAAGGGCAAGACCGGTGAGGTCCTGCGCGTCATTCCGGCGGAAGAGCGCGCTGTCGTGCGCGGCGTCAACGTCGTCCAGCGGCACACCAAGCCGCAGGGCGTCAATGAGGGTGGCATCGTGCCGAAGGAGGCTCCGATCCACCTGTCCAACCTGGCGATCGCGGACCCGAAGTCCGGCGAGGCGACCCGGGTCGGTTTCAAGGTTCTGGACGACGGCCGCAAGGTCCGGTTCGCCAAGCGTTCTGGAGATCTGATCGATGGCTGA